A window from Balearica regulorum gibbericeps isolate bBalReg1 chromosome 1, bBalReg1.pri, whole genome shotgun sequence encodes these proteins:
- the P2RY8 gene encoding S-geranylgeranyl-glutathione receptor P2RY8, whose translation MVKNGSHLDIETLAMLQNKAISITLPVVYTLVALISIPGNLFSLWVLCWHIKPKTPSVIFMINLSITDLMLASCFPFQISYHIQSNHWSFGKTLCSLVTVMFYSNMYSSILTMTCISIERYMGVVYPMKLIKWRRKRYALAACLGMWIFLLLAFYPLESTDLTYEVKELGIITCFDVLKWDMLPNFAAWVAFLLTLFVVLFLIPFVVTVGCYIGTIRKLIQTSNRYGNKQKTRSIYLAMIVLSVFITCFAPNNFILLAHMIIRLFYDRSLYPAYKLTLCLSCLNNCIDPFIYYFASKEFYQKFMQVFRPKVLLSDSLENRRESLFSGRTMSARSMSSGPMDGLEGVNAYLQRQESVF comes from the coding sequence ATGGTTAAAAACGGATCCCACCTGGACATTGAAACGCTGGCAATGCTCCAGAATAAAGCTATCTCCATCACCCTCCCAGTTGTGTATACACTGGTGGCCTTGATCAGTATCCCTGGCAACTTGTTCTCCCTTTGGGTGCTCTGCTGGCACATCAAACCCAAAACACCTTCTGTTATCTTCATGATCAACCTAAGCATCACGGACCTCATGCTGGccagctgctttcccttccaGATTTCTTATCACATCCAAAGCAATCACTGGAGCTTTGGCAAGACTCTTTGCAGCCTCGTGACTGTGATGTTCTACTCCAACATGTATTCTTCCATACTGACCATGACCTGTATAAGCATCGAGCGGTACATGGGTGTGGTATATCCCATGAAGTTGATcaagtggagaagaaaaagatatgcCTTGGCTGCCTGCCTAGGCATGTGGATTTTCTTGCTACTAGCCTTCTACCCACTAGAAAGCACAGATCTGACCTATGAAGTGAAAGAACTAGGGATTATAACTTGTTTTGATGTCCTCAAATGGGATATGCTGCCCAATTTTGCAGCCTGGGTAGCCTTTCTCCTCACGCTATTTGTTGTGCTGTTCCTGATCCCTTTTGTTGTAACAGTTGGATGCTATATTGGTACCATCCGGAAGCTTATTCAGACATCAAACAGATACGGTAACAAGCAGAAGACTAGATCCATATACCTGGCGATGATAGTTCTTTCAGTATTCATCACTTGCTTCGCTCCCAATAACTTTATCCTACTTGCGCATATGATCATCCGCCTGTTTTACGACAGGAGTTTGTACCCTGCCTACAAGCTCACCTTGTGCCTCAGTTGCCTCAACAACTGCATAGATCCcttcatttattattttgcatcCAAAGAATTTTACCAGAAATTCATGCAAGTGTTTCGTCCTAAGGTACTGCTCAGTGACAGtttggaaaacagaagggaaagctTATTCTCTGGCAGGACCATGTCAGCCAGGTCGATGTCAAGCGGACCTATGGATGGTTTAGAGGGAGTAAACGCCTATTTGCAAAGGCAGGAAAGTGTTTTTTAG